A genomic window from Vitis riparia cultivar Riparia Gloire de Montpellier isolate 1030 chromosome 18, EGFV_Vit.rip_1.0, whole genome shotgun sequence includes:
- the LOC117906780 gene encoding calcium-transporting ATPase 1-like: protein MESYLNDNFGGVKPKNSSEEALQRWRKLCWVVKNPKRRFRFTANLSKRFEAQAIRRSNQEKFRVAVLVSQAALQFIHGLSSDYMAPEEVTAAGFQICADELGSIVEGHDLKKLKIHGGVQGIAEKLSTSTTNGIPMADDLLNKRKEIYGINKFTETKVPGFWVFVWEALHDMTLMILAVCCFVSLLVGIIMEGWPKGAHDGLGIVASILLVVFVTAISDYRQSLQFKDLDTEKKKITVQVTRDGQRQKISIYDLVPGDIVHLSIGDQVPADGLFVLGFSLLINESSLTGESEPVHVNSENPFLLSGTKVQDGSCKMLVTTVGMRTQWGKLMATLSEGGDDETPLQVKLNGVATIIGKLGLFFAAVTFAVLVQGLFSRKLREGSHWSWSGDDALEMLEFFAVAVTIVVVAVPEGLPLAVTLSLAFAMKKMMHDKALVRHLAACETMGSATSICSDKTGTLTTNHMTVVKACICGKIKEVSSSEETSSFCSGIPDFAVRILLQSIFNNTGGEIVTNKDNKTEILGTPTEAALLEFCLLLGGDFQAERQASKLVKVEPFNSAKKRMGVVLEIPGGGFRAHSKGASEIVLASCDKVIDSNGDVVPLNEASFNHLKDTIERFASEALRTLCLAYMELGSEFSAENPLPSKGYTCIGIVGIKDPVRPGVKESVAICRSAGISVRMVTGDNINTAKAIARECGILTDEGIAIEGPVFREKSEEELQKLIPIIQVMARSSPLDKHILVKHLRTALEEVVAVTGDGTNDAPALHEADIGLAMGIAGTEVAKESADVIIMDDNFSTIVTVGKWGRSIYINIQKFVQFQLTVNIVALVVNFSSACLTGNAPLTAVQLLWVNMIMDTLGALALATEPPNDELMKRSPVGRKENFISNVMWRNIIGQSLYQFVVIWFLQTRGKAFFHLDGPDSDLILNTIIFNTFVFCQVFNEINSRELEKINVFKGMLRNHVFVAVVTCTVIFQIIIVQFLGTFANTSPLTMQQWIGSILLGFLCMPIAAALKMIPVDGK from the exons GAGAAGTTTAGAGTAGCAGTTCTAGTTTCACAGGCTGCGCTTCAGTTTATTCATG GTTTGTCCAGTGACTACATGGCACCTGAGGAAGTAACAGCTGCAGGTTTTCAAATTTGTGCTGATGAGTTGGGATCAATTGTGGAAGGCCATGACTTAAAAAAGCTGAAAATTCATGGTGGGGTTCAGGGTATTGCAGAGAAGCTCTCCACATCAACCACCAATGGTATTCCTATGGCTGATGATCTGttgaataaaagaaaggaaatttatggaattaataaATTCACTGAAACCAAAGTCCCTGGTTTCTGGGTTTTTGTGTGGGAAGCCCTTCATGATATGACCCTTATGATACTTGCTGTTTGTTGCTTTGTGTCTCTTCTTGTTGGCATAATAATGGAAGGATGGCCAAAGGGTGCACATGATGGACTTGGAATCGTTGCAAGTATTCTGCTTGTTGTATTTGTCACTGCTATAAGTGATTATAGACAATCTTTGCAGTTCAAGGATTTGGACACAGAGAAGAAAAAGATTACAGTTCAGGTTACTAGAGATGGGCAGAGGCAAAAGATATCAATATATGATCTAGTTCCAGGTGATATTGTTCATCTTTCCATTGGAGATCAGGTCCCAGCTGATGGACTTTTTGTTTTAGGATTTTCTTTGTTGATAAATGAGTCCAGTTTGACAGGAGAGAGTGAGCCAGTTCATGTGAATTCCGAGAATCCTTTTCTCTTGTCTGGAACTAAAGTTCAGGATGGGTCATGCAAAATGCTTGTGACTACTGTTGGGATGAGAACCCAATGGGGTAAATTGATGGCAACTCTTAGTGAAGGAGGGGATGATGAGACCCCATTGCAGGTAAAACTAAATGGAGTGGCAACCATCATTGGAAAACTCGGCCTGTTTTTTGCTGCTGTGACTTTTGCTGTTCTGGTGCAAGGATTGTTCAGCCGCAAACTCCGAGAGGGGTCCCACTGGAGCTGGTCTGGAGATGATGCACTGGAAATGTTGGAATTCTTTGCTGTTGCTGTTACAATTGTTGTGGTCGCAGTTCCTGAGGGGTTGCCCTTGGCTGTGACATTGAGCCTTGCTTTTGCCATGAAGAAGATGATGCATGATAAGGCACTTGTCCGTCATCTGGCTGCCTGTGAGACCATGGGATCTGCCACAAGTATTTGCAGTGACAAGACAGGAACTCTAACTACTAACCACATGACTGTTGTGAAGGCATGCATTTGTGGAAAAATCAAGGAAGTGAGCAGCTCTGAGGAAACTTCTAGTTTCTGCTCTGGAATTCCTGATTTTGCTGTTAGAATTTTACTTCAATCAATATTTAACAACACTGGGGGAGAAATTGTCAccaacaaagacaacaaaactGAGATACTAGGAACACCCACTGAAGCTGCTCTTTTGGAATTCTGTTTGTTGCTTGGTGGGGATTTCCAAGCAGAACGGCAAGCATCAAAACTTGTGAAAGTTGAACCATTCAATTCTGCAAAGAAACGAATGGGAGTGGTTCTAGAGATTCCTGGAGGAGGTTTTCGGGCCCACTCTAAAGGTGCTTCTGAAATAGTTTTGGCTTCATGTGACAAAGTCATAGACTCGAATGGTGATGTTGTTCCTCTCAATGAAGCATCATTCAATCATCTGAAGGATACAATTGAAAGATTTGCTAGTGAAGCTCTTCGAACCCTATGTCTTGCTTATATGGAACTTGGAAGTGAGTTCTCTGCAGAGAATCCTCTTCCCAGTAAAGGATATACTTGTATAGGAATTGTGGGTATCAAAGATCCAGTTCGCCCAGGTGTCAAGGAGTCTGTTGCAATTTGTAGATCAGCTGGTATTTCTGTCCGGATGGTTACTGGAGACAACATAAACACTGCAAAGGCAATTGCTAGAGAATGTGGCATTCTGACTGACGAAGGCATAGCAATTGAAGGTCCAGTATTTCGTGAGAAGAGTGAGGAGGAATTGCAAAAACTAATTCCAATAATTCAG GTAATGGCTCGATCTTCACCATTGGATAAGCATATCCTTGTGAAACACTTGAGAACTGCATTGGAAGAAGTTGTTGCAGTGACTGGGGATGGTACAAATGATGCTCCTGCACTTCATGAAGCAGACATTGGGCTTGCAATGGGCATTGCTGGAACAGAG GTGGCAAAAGAGAGTGCTGATGTCATAATTATGGATGATAACTTCTCCACTATTGTGACTGTGGGCAAATGGGGACGCTCAATTTACATTAACATTCAGAAATTTGTTCAATTTCAGTTGACAGTCAATATAGTTGCCCTAGTTGTAAACTTTTCTTCAGCATGTTTGACAG GAAATGCTCCCCTGACCGCGGTTCAGCTTCTGTGGGTCAACATGATTATGGATACACTGGGAGCACTTGCACTGGCTACTGAACCTCCTAATGATGAGTTAATGAAAAGATCTCCAgtgggaaggaaagaaaatttcatCAGTAATGTGATGTGGAGAAATATCATTGGGCAGTCTCTCTATCAATTTGTCGTAATATGGTTTCTTCAAACAAGAGGGAAAGCATTTTTCCATCTTGATGGCCCGGATTCTGATTTGATTCTAAacacaattattttcaacaCCTTTGTCTTTTGTCAG GTTTTCAACGAGATCAACTCCAGGGAGTTGGAGAAGATAAATGTCTTCAAGGGCATGCTAAGGAACCATGTGTTTGTAGCTGTAGTCACATGCACtgtcatatttcaaatcataaTCGTCCAGTTCCTTGGTACCTTTGCAAACACATCCCCTCTTACTATGCAGCAGTGGATTGGTAGCATTCTCCTTGGATTCCTGTGCATGCCAATAGCAGCTGCCTTAAAAATGATTCCTGTGGATGGAAAATGA